Proteins encoded in a region of the Globicephala melas chromosome 1, mGloMel1.2, whole genome shotgun sequence genome:
- the PBXIP1 gene encoding pre-B-cell leukemia transcription factor-interacting protein 1 yields MASCPDSDNSWVLAGSENLPVETLGPESRMDLESERAPQAPWSPSKAAAEELAGTLDGEETLFQSESSQSRPILPEETEAKGVLEGDDRGMESPGSGDTEVQGDLEETPEAVGLGLDTQDLEDQSPPNSLLSSPQTAWIREEAHCSSSEDDTDMDVEGLRRRRGREPSTPQPAAPLGVEDQAGGEGAGRELGISLNMCLLGALVLLGLGILLFSGGLSEAESGPMEEADLQVFPDTGLDTEMLEAEGDGQDGLKQQLPTSAPPDSVPSLQNMALLLDKLAKENQDIRLLQAQLQAQKEELQSLMHQPKGLEEENARLRGALQQGEASQRALELELQQLRAQLQGLEADCVRGTDGVCRYGGRGLRAGRVTKEQGPRGQVPSPGFLEQKKQLEAEAQSLRQELERQRRLLGSVQRDLEQSLRDVGRGDPAHAGLAEVGHRLAQKLQGMENWGQRPGVPANASEAWHQEPHFQSSREWSGKEKWWDGQRDRKTDHWKHKKEESGREKKKSWGGEEDRELAGRWKEGKPWVEEWASKKDSKQQGSKEPPRKSGSPHSSRERQKHPQWKEGAKDRHDPLPLWAELLRHKYQAPQGCSGVHECARQEGLAFFGMELAPVRQQELASLLRTYLARLPWARQLTEELPLSPAYFGEDGIFRHDRLRFRDFVDALEDSLEEVAVRQTGDDDEVDDFEDFIFSHFFGDKALKKRSGKKDKHWQKPRVVGPREEHSHQRQG; encoded by the exons ATGGCCTCCTGCCCAGACTCGGACAATAGCTGGGTGCTTGCCGGCTCAGAG aaCCTGCCTGTGGAGACCCTGGGCCCTGAATCCAGGATGGACCTAGAATCCGAGAGAGCTCCCCAGGCCCCTTGGAGCCCCTCCAAGGCAGCTGCTGAGGAATTAGCTGGGACCTTGGATGGAGAAG AGACCCTGTTCCAGAGTGAGAGCTCCCAGTCCAGACCCATTCTgccagaggagactgaggccaag GGTGTCCTGGAAGGTGATGATCGTGGAATGGAGTCCCCTGGCTCAGGAGACACAGAGGTCCAGGGAGACTTGGAGGAGACCCCCGAGGCAGTAGGCCTGGGACTGGACACACAGGACCTGGAGGATCAGAGTCCCCCCAACAGCCTGCTCTCATCCCCCCAAACAG CTTGGATCAGGGAGGAGGCCCACTGCTCCAGCAGTGAGGACGACACCGACATGGATGTGGAGGGTCTGCGGAGACGGCGGGGCCGGGAGCCCAGCACTCCTCAGCCTGCGGCCCCCCTGGGTGTGGAGGACCAGGCCGGGGGTGAGGGTGCGGGCAGGGAGCTGGGCATCTCCCTCAACATGTGTCTCCTCGGGGCCCTGGTTCTGCTGGGCCTGGGGATCCTCCTCTTCTCCG GTGGTCTCTCAGAGGCTGAAAGTG GGCCCATGGAGGAAGCAGACCTGCAGGTCTTCCCAGATACCGGCTTGGATACTGAGATGCTGGAGGCTGAGGGGGATGGGCAG GATGGGCTAAAGCAGCAGCTGCCGACCTCAGCGCCCCCTGACAGTGTTCCCAGCCTGCAGAACATGGCGCTTCTGCTGGACAAGCTGGCCAAGGAGAACCAGGATATCCGGCTGCTGCAGGCCCAGCTGCAG GCCCAGAAGGAAGAGCTTCAGAGCCTGATGCATCAGCCCAAAGGGCTGGAAGAGGAGAATGCCCGGCTCCGAGGGGCCCTACAGCAGGGCGAGGCCTCCCAGCGGGCCCTGGAGTTAGAGCTGCAACAGCTGCGTGCCCAGCTCCAGGGCCTGGAGGCTGACTGTGTCCGGGGCACAGATGGGGTGTGTCGCTATGGGGGCAGAGGCCTGCGGGCTGGCAGGGTCACCAAGGAGCAAGGCCCAAGGGGGCAGGTGCCAAGCCCTGGCTTCTTGGAGCAGAAGAAACAGCTAGAGGCTGAGGCCCAGTCATTAAGGCAAGAGTTGGAGAGGCAGCGGCGGCTGCTGGGGTCTGTGCAGCGGGACCTGGAGCAGAGCTTGAGGGATGTGGGCCGAGGGGACCCAGCCCATGCTGGTCTGGCCGAGGTTGGTCACAGGCTGGCCCAGAAGCtgcagggcatggagaactggggccAGCGCCCCGGGGTCCCTGCCAATGCCTCAGAGGCCTGGCATCAGGAGCCTCACTTCCAGAGTTCCAGGGAGTGGAGCGGAAAGGAAAAGTGGTGGGATGGGCAGAGGGACCGGAAGACTGACCACTGGAAACATAAGAAGGAGGAATCTGGCCGGGAAAAGAAGAAGAGCTGGGGGGGTGAGGAGGACAGGGAGCTGGcggggaggtggaaggagggCAAGCCATGGGTGGAGGAGTGGGCTAGCAAGAAGGACAGCAAGCAACAGGGTTCTAAGGAGCCCCCCAGGAAAAGTGGCAGCCCCCACTCCTCCAGAGAAAGGCAGAAACACCCTCAGTGGAAGGAGGGGGCTAAAGACAGGCATGACCCCCTGCCACTCTGGGCAGAGCTGTTGAGGCACAAGTACCAGGCACCCCAGGGCTGCTCGGGTGTGCACGAGTGTGCCCGTCAGGAGGGCCTGGCCTTCTTTGGCATGGAGCTGGCCCCTGTGCGGCAACAGGAGCTGGCCTCTCTGCTGAGGACGTACCTGGCGCGGCTGCCCTGGGCCAGGCAACTGACCGAGGAGCTACCCCTTTCTCCTGCTTACTTTGGTGAGGACGGTATCTTCCGCCACGACCGCCTCCGCTTCCGGGACTTTGTAGATGCCTTGGAGGacagcctggaggaggtggcagtgaGACAGACAGGTGATGATGATGAGGTGGATGACTTTGAGGACTTCATCTTCAGCCACTTCTTTGGAGACAAAGCACTGAAGAAGAG GTCTGGGAAGAAGGACAAACACTGGCAGAAACCCAGAGTTGTGGGGCCCAGGGAGGAACACAGCCACCAGCGCCAGGGCTGA
- the PYGO2 gene encoding pygopus homolog 2, with protein sequence MAASAPPPPDKLEGGGGPAPPPAPPSTGRKQGKAGLQMKSPEKKRRKSNTQGPAYSHLTEFAPPPTPMVDHLVASNPFEDDFGAPKVGGAAPPFLGSPVPFGGFRVQGGMAGQVPPGYGTGGGGGPQPLRRQPPPFPPNPMGPAFNMPPQGPGYPPPGNMNFPSQPFNQPLGQNFSPPGGQMMPGPVGGFGPMISPTMGQPPRGELGPPSLPQRFAQPGAPFGPSPLQRPGQGLPSLPPNTSPFPGPDPGFPGPGGEDGGKPLNPPAPTAFPQEPHSGSPAAAVNGNQPSFPPNSSGRGGGTPDANSLAPPGKTSAGSGPQPPPGLVYPCGACRSEVNDDQDAILCEASCQKWFHRECTGMTESAYGLLTTEASAVWACDLCLKTKEIQSVYIREGMGQLVAANDG encoded by the exons ATGGCCGCCTCGGCGCCGCCCCCACCGGACAAGCTGGAGGGAGGTGGCGGCCCCGCACCGCCCCCTGCGCCACCCAGCACCGGGAGGAAGCAGGGCAAGGCCG GTCTGCAAATGAAGAGCCCAGAAAAGAAGCGAAGGAAGTCAAATACTCAG GGCCCTGCATACTCACATCTGACGGAGTTTGCGCCACCCCCGACTCCCATGGTCGATCACCTGGTCGCATCCAACCCTTTTGAGGATGACTTCGGAGCCCCTAAGGTGGGGGGTGCAGCCCCTCCATTCCTGGGCAGTCCTGTCCCCTTTGGGGGCTTCCGTGTACAGGGGGGCATGGCAGGCCAGGTACCCCCAGGCTATGGcactgggggtggaggaggcccCCAGCCTCTTCGTCGACAGcccccccctttccctcccaACCCCATGGGCCCTGCTTTCAACATGCCCCCACAGGGCCCTGGCTACCCTCCCCCAGGCAACATGAACTTTCCCAGCCAACCCTTCAACCAGCCTCTGGGTCAAAACTTTAGCCCGCCTGGTGGGCAGATGATGCCAGGCCCCGTGGGGGGTTTTGGCCCCATGATCTCACCCACCATGGGACAGCCTCCCAGAGGGGAGCTGggccccccttctctccctcaacGCTTTGCCCAGCCAGGGGCACCTTTTGGTCCTTCTCCTCTCCAGAGACCTGGTCAGGGCCTCCCCAGCTTGCCCCCCAACACAAGTCCCTTCCCTGGTCCGGACCCTGGCTTTCCTGGCCCTGGTGGTGAGGATGGGGGGAAGCCCTTAAATCCACCTGCTCCCACTGCTTTTCCCCAGGAGCCCCACTCAGGCTCCCCGGCTGCTGCTGTTAATGGAAATCAGCCCAGTTTTCCCCCAAACAGcagtgggcggggtgggggcaccCCAGATGCCAATAGCCTGGCACCCCCTGGCAAGACAAGTGCGGGCTCAGGGCCCCAGCCTCCCCCAGGCCTGGTGTATCCATGTGGTGCCTGTCGGAGTGAGGTGAACGACGACCAAGATGCCATTCTGTGTGAGGCTTCCTGCCAGAAGTGGTTCCACCGCGAGTGCACGGGCATGACTGAGAGCGCCTATGGGTTGCTGACCACTGAGGCCTCTGCTGTCTGGGCCTGCGATCTCTGCCTCAAGACCAAGGAGATCCAGTCTGTCTACATCCGCGAGGGCATGGGGCAGCTGGTGGCTGCTAACGATGGGTGA